GCTGGTTGATCGTAACCATCAGCCCGAGCGTCTTGAACGCGAAGCCGACGATCTGTGTCGCGGAAACGCCAAGGATCTTGGCGAGTTCGGACACCGTAATAAACTCGTTGACGCGGACGGTCTTTCGTTCCTTCTCCACCGCGGCAACGCGCTGCTCCTCCATCTCGGCGCGCATGTCGGCACCGAATCGACGTCCACCGCGGCCGCGCGTTCCCGCGCCGCGCATGGCGGTCATCGTCTTCGTGATATTGGCCGACACGGCTTCCTGATCGACGGCGCCGCGCTTGCCCTTCTTGCCACGGCGCTGCTGACTCTGCGCGCTCGCGGCCATACCCGTGCCTTGCGTGCCCTGACCAGGCTGACCACCCTGACCACCGGGCGCGCCACCCTGACCGCCCTGCGGGCCACCGGGACGTCGGTCATCACGACGCTGTCCCTGACCGAGTCCACCACCGGGAGCGGCGGAGGCGATCGGACGAGCACCACCAAAATTCGGCGACCCGCCCATGCGGCCGGGGCGCGGAGCACCGGGCACGACGGGACGCGGACGCGGACGATCTGCGGGCAACGGCGCGGACGGTGCGGCCGGCGCGTCGGAAGCGACGGGAGTCGCGGCCGTTGGCGTCGCGGACACCGCAGCGGCGGCTGGGGTGACGACGGCCGGACGCTCGGCGACCGGTGCCGGCTGGGGCGTCGACAGTGGCGCAGGACGCTGGGCCGGAGCCGCATCCCTACGCTCGAAGGCGACAGGCTTGGGCTTCGGCTTGGCGGCGGCCACTTCGACGACGGGCGCTTCCGCTTGCACTGGAGCGGGCTCGGCGGCCGCGGCCGCCTTGAGCTCGGCCGCGCGCTCGACCGACACGTGTTCGATGTCCGCACGGACCTCGGGCGCCGGTTCGACGGGCGCTTCGACGGGCGCAGCGACTGACGGCGGGGTTACCTCGGCCTTCGCTTCTACCGGGTGCGCGTCTTCTTCACGAGGCGCTTCGGCGTGATGCGTGTCCGCATGCGGGACATCACCGGCGGGAACGTCACCCGCATGGGCGTCGAGCGCATGCACATCGACCTCAGCCGCGCGACGGCGACGAACCGCCGGGGCGGGCGCTTCGGCCTCGACCACCGGAATCGGAGCATCGGGTGCAGCCGCGGCTCCCGTGCGACGGCGCCGCGGTGCGGCAGCCGGTGCGGGCTGCGCTTTTTCGGCGCGCACGCGCTTTTCGCGCTCCCATCGGGCGCGAATACGGGAAACCTGATCGTCGGTCAGCAGCGACAAATGGCTGCGAACTGGAACATCCATCTGGCGCAGCAGCGCGATAACCTCGTCAGCCGAGATACCGAACTCACCCGCCATGTCATGCACACGAAGCTTGCTCAACCCGTCCTCCTAACGCGAAACGCGCGTCGCGTCGCCTGCCGGGGTTGCCCCGGCCACGGCGCTACGGATACCGCGCGCCAGCGCTTGATCTACTATCCCGATCGCCGCTGTCGTATCCCGCCCGACAGCACCGCCCAGCTCGGCCGCACTCGGCCACTCCAACGTTTCGATGCGACGGGCCCGAAGGACCGGCACGACCTTCTCCAGCGAATGCCGCGAGACATCGCTCGCGACCACCGCCAGCACCACTTTCCCCTTTCCTGCTTCAATGGCGACGCGTTCGGCGCCCACCACGATGAGCCGGCCGCGCGCGCCGAGCCCGATCAGTCCGAGTACCTTTCGGCGTACGGCATCGTCGAGCGTCGGCACTTCGCGGGGTTCATCACTCACTCGCTAGAACTCCCAGCTTCGCCTTCGTCTTCCGTGGTGAGCTCGTCGATGATGGCCATGATCCGATCGGCCTCTTCGGGAGCGATACCAGGCAAACGCAGGAGATCATCGCGATCGAGATCGAGAATGTCGTTGAGCGTCGTCAGGCCAGCTTCTGCCAGGACGGCGACCGTTCCGATTTCGAGCCCTTCGATCTCGTTCAGCGGCACATCTGCTTCTTCTTCCTCGGGGAGCGGTGCGAACAGCGGCGCTTCTCCGCCCTTCTCCATCCACTCACGGCTCGAGTACAGATCGATCTTCCATCCCGTGAGTTCAGAGGCGAGACGCACGTTCTGGCCGTTGCGGCCGATCGCCAGCGACAGCTGGTCTTCGTCCACGACCGCCTGAATCGTCCGCGACATCGCGTCACTGAACACGCGTGCCACACGGGCCGGCGCGAGCGCCAGCTTGGCAAAGCGTTCCGGATCGGGCGACCAGGGCACAATGTCGATGCGCTCGCCGCCCAGTTCGTTGACGACCGCCTGGACGCGCGATCCCTTGAGGCCGACGCACGCGCCGACCGGATCGACTGCGTCATCACGGGAGGTGACGGCAATCTTGGTACGGCTGCCGACTTCACGCGCGGCCGCCTTGATTTCCACGATGCCCTGCTGAATCTCGGGCACCTCGAGCTTGAAGAGCGCCTGCACGAACAGCGCATCAGAGCGGCTCAGAATCAGACGCGGACCCTTCGGCGTGTCTTCGACTCGCTTGAGGACCGCTCTGACGGGCTCACCCTGATGGTAGTGCTCGCGATGGTTCTGCTCGCGATACGGAATGATCGCTTCCGCTTCGCGGAACTTGTTGAGCATGACGACGAGCTTGCCGCGCTCGATCTGTTGCACTTCACCGGAGAGGAGATCTCCGACGCGGCCGGCGAACTCATCGCGGATACGCGTACGCTCACCTTCGCGTACACGCTGCACGATGCGCTGTTTGGCGGCTTGCACGGCGGTGCGGCCGAATTCATTGAAGTCGACCTCGATTTCCATCACGTCCCCGATCTGGAACTCGGGGTCCATGAACCGTGCCTCTTCAAGCGGGACTTCACGAGCGGCGTCGGTCACTTCTTCCACCACCGTCTTGAGCAGCACGATGCGGATAGCGCCCTTCTCCTCGTTGATCTCGACTTCTGCCTGCACGTTGGCCCCGTGCTTCTTAGCCAGAGCGGCATGAATGCCGTCCTGGAGAAGCCCGTGCAGCTCCTCGCGCGTGATCTGCTTCAGATTCGACAGTTCACGGAATGCTGCGAGAATTTCCGCTGATCCGGCCATCCGTCTCCCCTATCGTTTCCAGTGAAACGCCAATCGCGCTTGGGTGACCTCGACGAGCGGGAGTTGGAACTCCCGACCCTTCGGGTCACGCACCAGCGCGACTTCGGCGCCTTCCTCGCCATCCAGCGCAAGGATCT
This region of Gemmatimonas groenlandica genomic DNA includes:
- a CDS encoding L7Ae/L30e/S12e/Gadd45 family ribosomal protein yields the protein MSDEPREVPTLDDAVRRKVLGLIGLGARGRLIVVGAERVAIEAGKGKVVLAVVASDVSRHSLEKVVPVLRARRIETLEWPSAAELGGAVGRDTTAAIGIVDQALARGIRSAVAGATPAGDATRVSR
- the nusA gene encoding transcription termination factor NusA, producing MAGSAEILAAFRELSNLKQITREELHGLLQDGIHAALAKKHGANVQAEVEINEEKGAIRIVLLKTVVEEVTDAAREVPLEEARFMDPEFQIGDVMEIEVDFNEFGRTAVQAAKQRIVQRVREGERTRIRDEFAGRVGDLLSGEVQQIERGKLVVMLNKFREAEAIIPYREQNHREHYHQGEPVRAVLKRVEDTPKGPRLILSRSDALFVQALFKLEVPEIQQGIVEIKAAAREVGSRTKIAVTSRDDAVDPVGACVGLKGSRVQAVVNELGGERIDIVPWSPDPERFAKLALAPARVARVFSDAMSRTIQAVVDEDQLSLAIGRNGQNVRLASELTGWKIDLYSSREWMEKGGEAPLFAPLPEEEEADVPLNEIEGLEIGTVAVLAEAGLTTLNDILDLDRDDLLRLPGIAPEEADRIMAIIDELTTEDEGEAGSSSE